The Desulfovibrio sp. G11 region AACGGCGTAGCGCGCAGGCCTTCCCACTGGGCCGGGTCCATCTGGCCGAGAAGAACCGCGATGTCCCCCAAAAGCACCATGCTGCCGTTGCTGACGGCAGCGGGAACGATCTTGAGGCGCCAGTCGCCCTGTCCCAGCAGGCTCAACTGCCCTTCCTGCGCCACGGGCGCATCACCAGCTGCCAGTTGCGTTCCGGTACGGGCGGTGCGGGCGTCGTGCGCCTCCGGAGCCAGCGGCAACTGCCCCGCGCGCACCTGCGGCGGACGGAGCTGATTTTTTACCTGCGGCGGTGAACGCCGGTGATTTCGATCATTGTCCTGCCACACGGCCTGCGGCACCCCACCCGCGGCCTGCGCGGTTCCGGCCGGCCACAGGCAGGCAAGAGCCAGAGCAAGCAATATGCCCCACAAGGCGACCAGGGCCGAAGGCGCCTTGCGCCCCGCACCGATTGCCGCCAAAGAGATATATGCCGCCTGCGAAATCATGCCGTGCCTCCCTCGCCGCTAGCTGCGCTTGAGCTGTACAGCAATACCCAGCATGGAGTCCGACGTCTGGATGGACTTGGAGTTCACCTCATACGCACGCTGGCCGACGATCATGTTGACCATTTCGTCCACCACTTCCACGTTGGACATTTCCAGAAAACCCTGCGCCAGGGTACCGACGTTATCGGTTCCGGGGATGCCCTCCACAGCTTCGCCCGAAGCTTCGGTAGGCGTGAACAGGTTGCGGCCGCGCGCATCCAGACCGGCGTAGTTGATGAAGGTATACAGGGGAATTTCCGCCCCGGCGATTTCCTGCCCCTGGGCGTCAAGCGCGGCAATGTGGCCGGAAGACGATATGGAAATGTTCTTCGTTTCCGGCGGTACGGCAAATTCCGGCTGCAGGATATAGCCGTTGGCCGTGACGACCACACCGTCCTGATTCAGCTTGAATGAACCGGCGCGGGTGTACATAAGTTCGCCGTTCACATCGACCTGAAAAAAGCCGTCGCCTTCAATAGCCACGTCCAGCGTATTGCCGGTATTCTGAAAGTCACCCTGGGTGAAGAATTTATGCACGGCCGTGGGGCGTGTGCCCATGCCTACCTGTATGCCCACGGGCAGACGGTTGTCGCCCTCGGTGATGGACCCGGCCATGCGCATGGTCTGGTACATGAGGTCCTCAAACTCCGCCCGGCTTTTCTTGAAGCCCGTGGTATTGACGTTGGCAAGGTTGTTGGAAATAACGTCAATATTGAGTTGCTGTGCCACCATACCGGTGGCCCCAGTCCAAAGGGAACGCATCATAAAGGTTTCTCCTTGTTCCAGCGGCAGATCTGGAGCGGGTCCGTTTTGTATCCAGAGGCGGCGCTTCAGCGCGCCGGCAGGAATTCTTTAAAGGGCAGAATGCCTAGCCCTGACGCCGTCCGACTTTTTCTGTGGCGGCGCGGTCCAGTGTATCCGAGGTCTGCATGACCTTCTGATAGGCTTCAAACTGGCGCTGCACCTCGATCATGTTCACCATTTCCGGCACTACTTCCACGTTGGCGGCTTCGGTAAAGCCCTGCTCGATGCGGCCGCCTTCCAGATAGGCGTTGCCCTCGGCCACCTGCACATTTTCACGCGGCCGGTAAAGGTTATTGCCCATTTTTTCGAGATTCTGCGGATTATCCACGCTAACCAGCGCGATCTGGCCCAGCACGTCATTATCGGCAATGACCTGCCCGTCGCCGCTTACCTGGATGTGGCGCGTACCCTGCGGAATAACAATATTGCCGCCGCCCTGAGCCTGCAGGGGATAGCCCTGCGGGGTCATTATGGTGCCGTTTTCCGACAGCACGAAGGCCCCGTTGCGCGTAAGAAAATCTCCGGTGGGCGTGGCTACGCGAAAAAAGGCATTTTCACCGTTGATGGCCATGTCCAGCGGATTGCCCGAGTACTGCATGGACCCCTGGGCAAAATCTATCTTGGATACGGCAAGACGCACCCGCGAGGCGTTCAGCGGTTCGGGAAAAAGCGGCTTGGACTTGAGATTCATGAGCGGTTCGCGAATCTCGTCAAAGGCGTAGGTTACCATGGTGTCCTTAAAGGCCACGGTGTCGCGTTTATAGCCGCGCGTATTGGCATTCGCCAAATTATTGGCGATGAAGTTCATGCGATGTTCTGTGGTGAGTGCGGCAAAAAGTCCGCTAAACATGCCGGCTTGCATGTGATACTCCTTGGTTGGCGGGCGCGCTGATGTGGATGCGCGGCCATCGTCTCCTTGGGCCTGATGCCCCGTGCCGGAATTTATGCAAAGTGCGGGCCAAAAAAGCCCCCGCAAAAAGCAGGGGCACTCCGGACCGGGGACTTTTTTACCGCCGTTGCAGCAAGCAGACGGCATTTGCAGGACTTTAATGCGCATTTGAAATACGCTGTGGGGGAGAGACCATTTTAAAAAAATGGCTCTCCCCCACCCCTCCAACCGCTTGTTTCTGTTGCAACATGGTACAAAAATTCTCCTGCTCCTAGGTGGGACAACACGCAATCGAAACGATGGCATTGCGCGGCGCGGAGGGAGATCACCCGACCGCAGGGAGGGAAGTTCCCGCAGCAAAAGACGCGCAGCCCTCGCAAACTGACAAAAACAGCAAAAACCTGATGGGTTGACAGCGGAAGTGACGAAGTCAGGAAAACCCCACGGGGTGATCCGGGGGGAGTGCAGAGGGGGCCTCGGAGGGGCGGGGCAGCCCCTAACAGGCCCCATCTGCCGCCCACCGCACAGGCGGCCCAAATGAAGACAGTCAGATCACTCCAACCGTAAACTGTCCTGTGCGCAAAAAATCCGCACCGCACCGCCCTCTGCCGCTCACCGGCTACCACCCGCCGCCTATTTCCAGGTGATATGGGCATTTTTGCGCGGCGGCCTGGCATGGGCCTTGAAGCGCGGATAGCCCATCATCTGCGCGGCAAAAGCCATCTCGCCTTCGCCCAGACCAAGAAAATCCCGCACGTCCTGCGCGGCGGGATGCTCGAAAGCCATGCACAAATATCCGCCCCAACAGCAGCCTATGCCCCGGGCCTGCGCCAACAGTTCCAGATAAGTGGCGGCAATAACGGCATCCGGCTGGCCCCAGCGCCACTGGGGGGCAACCACCACAGCCAGTTGCGGGGCAGTGCGGGTGATGACGTCCACCCCCCTGTCCCACGCGCGCGCAAGCCCGCCAGCATGCATGGCCTCATCAAGCGCCGGATCAATGCGGGGCAGTTCGCGCATCCAGGCCACCACCAGTTCAGCCAGCTGCACAACCCGCTCACGCGATTCCAGCAGGATCCAGCGCAGATTCTGCGTATTTTTTGCCGTGGGGGCAAAACGAACCGCCGCAAGCAGGTCTTCCAGCTCCTGGCGGGGTATGGTTTTATCTTTAAAATTGCGCACAGACCGGCGCGAAAAAGCAAGTTCGTCAGCCTGCCGAGGCGTGGGCATATCCTGCCCGCTGAGAGGGCGGCAGTCTTCGCGCTCAAGGCCGGGAGCCGTACAGGCCAGGGTGGGACAAAAGGCCATGCACTGGCCGCAGCCGAGACAGTATACAGCCTTGTGCTTGTCCAGAACAGGATAGTTACCCGGTTCGGCGTCAATAATATGTACAGGACAGACAAGGGCGCAGATGCCATCTTTGCGGCACAGGTCATGATCAACAGTAAATACGTTCATATATGCTCCGGTTCTTTTCCGGCAGGCTGCCTGCTCCGTTAACGGGAGGCTGTGAGCAGGCCTGCCGGGCCATAAAAAGATTACGTGGGAACGCCCGTGCGGGCATGCGTACAGCTTCAACCCTTACGATGGAGAAAGCTGTTGCGCGTAAACCGGCAGCCCAGACGTGCTCCCCACTGAAAGCGCAGGTATTTTCAATGCCGGCCTGCTCCGGGGCTGCCGCCCTGCCATTATGGACAGTACACCGTTGGCCGCCCGATGCAGCGCAAAGGAGGTTCCTTTTTGCCAAAGGAACCTCCCACAAAAAAACAGACGGGCAAAACGCGCCTACATACCGAGCTGACTGAGCATATCGTCAATGGCGCTCTGCGATACACCGTTCTTGTCCGGCCCCTTGAGATTTTCAGCCTTGCGCTGCTGACGAAACTCTTCCACCGCCTGCCGGGCTTCATCCTGAAGGGCGGCGGCATCTTTTTGCGGATCCTTTTCCGCGCCTTCCATAATAAGCCCGGAGGAAAGATACAGTTCCACCACGGTATTTTCAATCTTGTTCAGCGCGGCAACCACCCGCTTGATCCGCTGACCGGTGATATCCTGAAAACTCAGCGTGGTGAGTACGCTGGTGAGGTCATCGCCCATCTGCCGGTTATTGGCCTCAAGCATGGCAATCTGCGCAGAAGATATCGTGCCTTCCCGCACCAGCGCCAGCAATTCGGCATTCTGTTCCTGCATGTCCAGGTGGCGCTCCACAATCTCCATAATGGACATGGTGGCGCTTTCCGTGGCTTTGAGCACCTCGTCAAGCTGGTCAGTGGCTTCATGAAAGAGCGCATCCGTGCCGGAATCGGCCAGCGGCTGACTGTCGGAAGCCGTGGATATCTGCTGATAGATATCCTTGAGTCCCTGCCGCATATCCGTGCTCAACTGCCTGTACACGGCGGGTTCGGCCTTTTTCTCGCTCATGCATGCACCTTTACGCCGTTACAGGCGCTGTTGAAAAACGGCAATAACAAACCGCCGCGCCGTTATACGGCGCGGCGGCGGACCGGTCTTACTTGTTGGTCTTCAAAAAGGTCTTGGCCCGGGCGGCTTCGGGCGAATTGGGGTACTTCTTGATAAGTTCCTCCAGGCGCGCCTTGGCCGCCGCGCTCTGGTTCAGCTTGCTGAAGCTGATGCCCTGCTTGAGGTACGCGCCCGGCGCACTGGAAGACTTGGGGTATTCCTTGATCACCTTGTCATAGGACAGGGCCGCATCCGCGAACTGGTTGCGCTGGAAGTAGCATTCCGCAAGGTAGAACTGGGCTTCAGAAGCCAGGTTATGGCCTTTGTAATTTTTCAGAAAGTCGGTGAAAGAGCGCTGGGCCTCATCATATTTACGGGCATTGTAGGCATTGACGCCCGCGTCAAAAAGGGCCAGCGAAATGTCTTTTTGCGGAACCTGCACCTGCGGCTGGGGCTGCGGCGAGGGCTGGCCCCAGGTGCTGCCGTCCGGAGCCTGAGCCGGCACCTGACCGGACGCGCCGGCGGCCTGTCCGCCGTAGGGCTGCACGCCTTCAGGCACCGAAGCGGCATAGCCGGTGCTGCCTGCGGCCACAGTACCCGCCGCGGCCTGGCCGTAAGTGGGCAGACCATAGCTGGGGGCCTGGGGCGCGGCCGGAGCCGAAGACGCCATGGCGGGCACCGCGGACGGCGGCTCGCCAAGGTTCAGGTTCAGGGCCATGCTGCGCTCAACCTGGCGCAGGGCTTCGTCATGCCGGTTCACACGGTCCACAAGGGCGCGCGCACCGCCGGCGTTGTTGAGGTCATCCATCTGGCCCTTGACGGTATTCAGCTCCTGCCGCAGCGCCTGTATCTGATTCCAGGCGTCGGCCTGCGAGGGCTGCATCTGCCGCAACTGCACATCGTGCTGCTGCACCTGCTGTTCAAGGCTGAGGCTGCCGCTGCTGGAACTGCCGCCGGATACGCAGGCGCTCAGCGGCAGAGCAGCGCAAGCCAGCGTTACAAGGCACAATGAACGGAATGTGCGCATAATATCCTCTTTTTTCAAATTTGCACTTTTCCCAGGGCTTTTTTGCGCCCGGTGAAAATATAGATGATGCCGCCGATAACCGGCAAAAAAACCACCAGCACGAGCCACAGCGCCCTTTGCTGGGGCGTGGAAAACTCATGCCCCCATATGTGTATGATACTCCACAATGTGGGGATCATAGGGATCATGACCAGTACCACATGCCACCAATGAAAGATCATGCGGCCCTCCCTCTTTTGCCGGAGGATTTTCCGGCTTTGCTGCCCTTTTCGTTACCGTTTTCGGGCGGTTTGCGCCACATGATGACGCATGCCAGAGCGGCCCCCACAAAGATGGCCGAATCCGCCACGTTAAAGGCCGGCCAATGCCAGTCGCCCCAGTAGACATCCAGAAAATCCACCACCGCCCGAAAGCGGATGCGGTCCACCAGGTTGCCCAGAGCACCGCCCATGACCAGGCCCAGCCCGGCAAAAAGCCAGGGTTCGTCATGCGAGCTGCGCACCAGCATCAGTATGGCCCATACGGCCACCACCGTAGCCCCGAGGAACAGCCAGAACTGCCATTCGATGTCCGAACGGTTCAGAAAGCCGAAGGCCGCTCCCCTGTTGCGGATGTTCACAAGGTCAAACAGACCTTCAATAACCGGCACCGAGCGGTGTTCCGGTATGGTCTGCATGACAACATACTTGGTGAGCTGGTCAAGCACCAGCGCCAGCAGGGCCATGCCCCCGAGGATTCGGTAACGCCTGCGCATGTTCTCAGGATTCCATACCCTTGATAACCGCTGTGCAGCGCGGACACAAGGCGGGATGCGAGGCGTCGGAGCCGAGTTCGGTGCTGTAAATCCAGCAGCGTTCGCATTTTTCGCCTCTGGCCTTTTCAACGCCGATGGCAAGGCCCGCCACCTCTTCATCCCGGTAGGCTGCCTGCGGGGCGCGGTCCAGCGCTTCCAGATGCAGCTGCGACACAATGCACACGGCGCGCAGGTCGGTATGCAGGCCTTCCAGGCGCTGTCGCAGTTCGTCCGCCACAAAAAGGGTGATGCGCGTATCCAGCGAGTGCCCGATAATACCCTCACGGCGCATAGGCTCAATGGCCTTTGTCACGGCGCCGCGCACGGCCAGCAGCACGTTCCAGTCATCACGCGTGCCTTCATCCAGCAGGTAGGGGGCCGCAGCCAGCGGCGGCAGGGCAAAGACTGTTGTTTCCGGCCCGCGCAGGCTCTCCGGCAGGTGACTGAAGATTTCCTCGGCGGTAAAGGACAATACCGGGGCCATATCACGCAACAAAAGGCACAGGATATGCCACAGGGCCGTCTGGGCGGAGCGACGTTCATCGCTGTGCGGTGCAGAGGCATAGAGGCGGTCTTTAAGAATATCCAGATACACGGAAGAAAGGTCCGTGACGCAATAGTTGTGCAGGGTGTGGTAGACCTTGTGGAAGTCAAAATCCATATAGGCCTGCTGCACACGCTCGTGCACACGCCCGGCCACGTCCAGGGCAAAGCGGTCCAGCGGCTGCAGCCTGTCCAGCGACAGCAGGTCGTGGGCGGTAATATCGCTCAGGTTGCCCATGATAAAACGGCAGGTATTGCGGATACGACGGTAGGCATCCACCAGGCGGCCGAGAATTTCGTCCGAAAGGCGGATGTCTTCGCGGTATTCCACCGAAGACACCCACAGGCGCACGATTTCAGCGCCGAACTTTTCAATAAGCTCCTGCGGCGCAATGACATTGCCCACGGACTTGGACATCTTGCGGCCGTCGCCGTCCACGACATAGCCGTGAGTGAGCACGGCGCGGTAAGGCGCGCAGCCGCGTGTACCCTCGCTGACCAGCAACGAGCTGTGGAACCAGCCGCGGTGCTGGTCCGAGCCTTCAAGGTACAGGTCGGCGGGAAAGCCCAGCTCAGGGCGTTTTTCCAACACGGCGGCAAAGCTTGTGCCGGAGTCAAACCAGACATCAAGAATGTCTGTTTCGCGCTTCCAGTGGTTGCCGCCACAGTGGGGGCAGGCAAGACCTTCAGGCACGACATCTTTCAGTTCGGCTTCGTACCAGTAGTCGCAGCCCGTGGGATGCTTGGCAAAGCGGGCGGCGATTTCCTGCATCCATGCCGGATCGTTCCAGGCCTCGCCGCAGTCTTCGCACAGCAGGGCCAGAATGGGTACGCCCCACTGCCGCTGGCGCGAGATGCACCAGTCCGGGCGGAACTCAACCATGTTATGGATGCGCTCGCGGCCCCAGGCGGGAATCCAGCGCACTTCTTCATCAATGGCCTTGAGGGCGCGGGTACGCAGGTCGTTCTTTTCCATGCTGATAAACCACTGGGTGGTCGCACGGAAGATGACCGGTTCCTTACAGCGCCAGCAGTGCGGGTAGGAGTGGCGGATTTTGCCCTTTTGCAGCAATGCGCCCACTTCTTCAAGCTTTTCAACAACCTTGGGGTTGGCTTCAAAAACGTTAAGCCCGGCGAAAAATTCCACGGCAGGCAAAAAGCGCCCGGCGTCATCCATCGGTGAATAGATTTCCAGCCCGTACTTGAGGGCCACATCATAGTCTTCACGCCCGTGGCCGGGTGCAGTGTGTACGCAGCCCGTACCGGCATCCAGGGTCACATGCAGGCCCAGCACCAGCGACGACTGCCTGTCATAAAAGGGATGGTGCGCCTTGAGTCCTTCAAGGCGTTCTCCAGTGGCGCGGTCAAGAATGGTATATTCACTCCAGCCGAACGTCTCGGCGCAGGAGGCCACCAGCTCTTCCGCCAGAATGTACTGGCTGCCTTCGGCCTCCACCAGCGCATAGGTAAACTCGGGGTGCAGGCATACGGCCATATTATCCGGCAGGGTCCACGGCGTGGTAGTCCAGATGACCACATGCGCGCGCGCCGGGTCAGCGGCGGCAAAGACCTTTTTCAGGCCTTCATCGGGCAGAGCGAAGCGCACATACACAGAGGGCGAAGTGTGGTCGTTATACTCCACTTCCGCCTCGGCAAGCGCCGTATGGCAGGAGCAGCACCAGTAAATGGGCTTCTTGGCGCGCGCAACGCCACCGGCAGCCACAAACTTGGCAAGCTCCCCGGCCGTGACGGCCTCATACGCCGGGTCCATGCTGATGTAGGGATGATCCCAGTCACCCAGAACACCCAAGCGCTTGAATTCCTTGCGCTGCACATCAAGCCATTTGTTGGCATATGCGCGGCAGAGCTTGCGCACCACATGGGCGGGCAGGCTTTTCTTTTTTTCCTTGAGGTCCTGCTCCACCTTGTGTTCGATGGGCAGGCCATGGCAGTCCCAGCCGGGAACATACCACGAGGCATAGCCCGCCATGTTGCGCGACTTGACGATAATATCCTTGAGAATCTTGTTCAGCGCGTGCCCCATGTGCAGATGCCCGTTGGCATAGGGCGGGCCGTCATGCAGGATGTAGGTTCCCTCGCTGCCCGAGGCCTCAACCATGGCGGCACAGGCATTGGCGGCTTCCCACTTCTTGATGGCTTCCGGCTCACGCTGGGCCAGATTGGCCTTCATTGGAAAAGCGGTTTGAGGCAAGTTCAGCGTTTTTTTATAATCACTCATGGAGGCTCCCGGCACTGAATGTCGCAAGATATAATATGTTCTTCTGGGGTTGCCGCCAAACAAGAAATTTGCGCCAAGAGCAGGAAATCCGGCCCTTTTTGTGAAGGGAACATACTCTTGTGGTACTCGACCGGAAAAAGGCCGGGTGACGCAGGCATTTGGACAAAAGGCTTGTTTCAGGACAGCCCCTGGTGGAAAAATCACTGTAGTTTGGGCAAATAGCCGTGCAAAGTCAAGGTTTGCCCCTGGCAGTGCGCAAAGGTGAGCCTTTGGCATAAAGCATGAAAAATTCCCCGGGCTTGCGTCTTCGGGGCAACGGCTGCTTGCCTAGCGCAGCCGGGGCTGTTAAACTGGCTTCTCTTCAGTTTGCGGCGACTTCCGGCCGCTTCGGGCTTGCCGAAGCCGCAATGGTGTTTATATGCCTGACAAGAGGTGACTATGTGTCTTGCCATTCCTGCCCGCATTGAAGAACTGTTCGGCGAAGGCATGGCCCGCGTGCGCGTGGGTGAAAGCCAGACCTTTTTGAACGCTTCGGTAATGCTTTTGCCCAAGGAACCCCAGATCGGGGATTATGTCATCGTGCATGCCGGTTTTGCCCTGCACACCCTGACGCCCAAAGAAGCCGAAGAAAGCCTGTCCGCCCTGCGTGAACTGGCGCAGGCTCTGGAAGACCCGCCGCAGTTCTGACACTGCGCACGGCCTTGCCATGTAAAACTCCAACAAAAATCCCGTGGACAGCCGCGGGATTTTTGCGTTTGTGCATTGCGGGGACACTGCCGGTGCAGCACAGGCAAACTCCGTAGCCGTCAGCCCGGATACTGTCAGCTACCTGCCGGATACTGCCATATGCGGTCCCTTTCCGGGGAGCCCGCAGTTGACAGACCGTGCGCAACCCCTATGCTTTTCATGTGGGTGCAGACAAACGCTTTGAAAAGAGGGCAACATGAAATTCAGCAACATCAATCTTCTGGACGAACTTTCACGGCCGGAATTCGCCCCGTTGCTGGCCGCTTTTCATGAGCGGCTCTGCCCCCGGCAGTCCATTATCTTCACTCCCCGCTATGACGATCATCTCTCTGATCAGGAGCCGCAGAAACAGGAAAGTTTTGTTTTTATCGTCAAGTCCGGCCTTGTCCGCGTTTACCTGTCGTGCGAAGAACGCGAGTTCACCATCGGCTTTCTGAAACCCGGCGATCTTTTTGTCAGCCATTCCAACGCACTGGTGCAGGCCGTGGATGATTCTGCCATCCTTTTGCTGGATACGCCCACCTTTAACAGGGGCATGATATCCATGCCGGAATTCACCATGCCCATTGTGCGCGTTCTGGGCGGCATGCTGAAAAGCTGCTTCAGTATTATTGACGGTCTTGCCCTGCGCGATGTCACCGTGCGGCTGGCGCGCCTGCTCACAGACCTGCCCCGTGAAGAGGACGGGCAAACGCCCGGCAGCCTTATCCGCCTGCCCCTTTCGGGTGAAAAGCTGGCCCAGAGCCTCGGCACATCACGCCAGACCATCTCCACCCTGCTCACAGACTTTACCCGGCTCGGCATTCTGCACAAGGAACAACGCGGCCTGTATCGCATACTGGACGAAGAGCGCCTGCGTGAGCTGCTGCGCTGACCGTGTTTTTTCACGGCCTGGTTTTTTGTCAGCCAGCCGACAGACAAAATGCCCGTTCCATGCCAGATTGTTGTAAATGACATGCGCCCGGGCGCA contains the following coding sequences:
- the flgG gene encoding flagellar basal-body rod protein FlgG, whose protein sequence is MMRSLWTGATGMVAQQLNIDVISNNLANVNTTGFKKSRAEFEDLMYQTMRMAGSITEGDNRLPVGIQVGMGTRPTAVHKFFTQGDFQNTGNTLDVAIEGDGFFQVDVNGELMYTRAGSFKLNQDGVVVTANGYILQPEFAVPPETKNISISSSGHIAALDAQGQEIAGAEIPLYTFINYAGLDARGRNLFTPTEASGEAVEGIPGTDNVGTLAQGFLEMSNVEVVDEMVNMIVGQRAYEVNSKSIQTSDSMLGIAVQLKRS
- a CDS encoding flagellar hook-basal body protein; translation: MQAGMFSGLFAALTTEHRMNFIANNLANANTRGYKRDTVAFKDTMVTYAFDEIREPLMNLKSKPLFPEPLNASRVRLAVSKIDFAQGSMQYSGNPLDMAINGENAFFRVATPTGDFLTRNGAFVLSENGTIMTPQGYPLQAQGGGNIVIPQGTRHIQVSGDGQVIADNDVLGQIALVSVDNPQNLEKMGNNLYRPRENVQVAEGNAYLEGGRIEQGFTEAANVEVVPEMVNMIEVQRQFEAYQKVMQTSDTLDRAATEKVGRRQG
- a CDS encoding nitroreductase family protein — encoded protein: MNVFTVDHDLCRKDGICALVCPVHIIDAEPGNYPVLDKHKAVYCLGCGQCMAFCPTLACTAPGLEREDCRPLSGQDMPTPRQADELAFSRRSVRNFKDKTIPRQELEDLLAAVRFAPTAKNTQNLRWILLESRERVVQLAELVVAWMRELPRIDPALDEAMHAGGLARAWDRGVDVITRTAPQLAVVVAPQWRWGQPDAVIAATYLELLAQARGIGCCWGGYLCMAFEHPAAQDVRDFLGLGEGEMAFAAQMMGYPRFKAHARPPRKNAHITWK
- a CDS encoding protein phosphatase CheZ, with amino-acid sequence MSEKKAEPAVYRQLSTDMRQGLKDIYQQISTASDSQPLADSGTDALFHEATDQLDEVLKATESATMSIMEIVERHLDMQEQNAELLALVREGTISSAQIAMLEANNRQMGDDLTSVLTTLSFQDITGQRIKRVVAALNKIENTVVELYLSSGLIMEGAEKDPQKDAAALQDEARQAVEEFRQQRKAENLKGPDKNGVSQSAIDDMLSQLGM
- the ybgF gene encoding tol-pal system protein YbgF produces the protein MRTFRSLCLVTLACAALPLSACVSGGSSSSGSLSLEQQVQQHDVQLRQMQPSQADAWNQIQALRQELNTVKGQMDDLNNAGGARALVDRVNRHDEALRQVERSMALNLNLGEPPSAVPAMASSAPAAPQAPSYGLPTYGQAAAGTVAAGSTGYAASVPEGVQPYGGQAAGASGQVPAQAPDGSTWGQPSPQPQPQVQVPQKDISLALFDAGVNAYNARKYDEAQRSFTDFLKNYKGHNLASEAQFYLAECYFQRNQFADAALSYDKVIKEYPKSSSAPGAYLKQGISFSKLNQSAAAKARLEELIKKYPNSPEAARAKTFLKTNK
- a CDS encoding PLDc N-terminal domain-containing protein; the encoded protein is MIFHWWHVVLVMIPMIPTLWSIIHIWGHEFSTPQQRALWLVLVVFLPVIGGIIYIFTGRKKALGKVQI
- the lspA gene encoding signal peptidase II; amino-acid sequence: MRRRYRILGGMALLALVLDQLTKYVVMQTIPEHRSVPVIEGLFDLVNIRNRGAAFGFLNRSDIEWQFWLFLGATVVAVWAILMLVRSSHDEPWLFAGLGLVMGGALGNLVDRIRFRAVVDFLDVYWGDWHWPAFNVADSAIFVGAALACVIMWRKPPENGNEKGSKAGKSSGKRGRAA
- the ileS gene encoding isoleucine--tRNA ligase; translation: MSDYKKTLNLPQTAFPMKANLAQREPEAIKKWEAANACAAMVEASGSEGTYILHDGPPYANGHLHMGHALNKILKDIIVKSRNMAGYASWYVPGWDCHGLPIEHKVEQDLKEKKKSLPAHVVRKLCRAYANKWLDVQRKEFKRLGVLGDWDHPYISMDPAYEAVTAGELAKFVAAGGVARAKKPIYWCCSCHTALAEAEVEYNDHTSPSVYVRFALPDEGLKKVFAAADPARAHVVIWTTTPWTLPDNMAVCLHPEFTYALVEAEGSQYILAEELVASCAETFGWSEYTILDRATGERLEGLKAHHPFYDRQSSLVLGLHVTLDAGTGCVHTAPGHGREDYDVALKYGLEIYSPMDDAGRFLPAVEFFAGLNVFEANPKVVEKLEEVGALLQKGKIRHSYPHCWRCKEPVIFRATTQWFISMEKNDLRTRALKAIDEEVRWIPAWGRERIHNMVEFRPDWCISRQRQWGVPILALLCEDCGEAWNDPAWMQEIAARFAKHPTGCDYWYEAELKDVVPEGLACPHCGGNHWKRETDILDVWFDSGTSFAAVLEKRPELGFPADLYLEGSDQHRGWFHSSLLVSEGTRGCAPYRAVLTHGYVVDGDGRKMSKSVGNVIAPQELIEKFGAEIVRLWVSSVEYREDIRLSDEILGRLVDAYRRIRNTCRFIMGNLSDITAHDLLSLDRLQPLDRFALDVAGRVHERVQQAYMDFDFHKVYHTLHNYCVTDLSSVYLDILKDRLYASAPHSDERRSAQTALWHILCLLLRDMAPVLSFTAEEIFSHLPESLRGPETTVFALPPLAAAPYLLDEGTRDDWNVLLAVRGAVTKAIEPMRREGIIGHSLDTRITLFVADELRQRLEGLHTDLRAVCIVSQLHLEALDRAPQAAYRDEEVAGLAIGVEKARGEKCERCWIYSTELGSDASHPALCPRCTAVIKGMES
- a CDS encoding HypC/HybG/HupF family hydrogenase formation chaperone encodes the protein MCLAIPARIEELFGEGMARVRVGESQTFLNASVMLLPKEPQIGDYVIVHAGFALHTLTPKEAEESLSALRELAQALEDPPQF
- a CDS encoding Crp/Fnr family transcriptional regulator — its product is MKFSNINLLDELSRPEFAPLLAAFHERLCPRQSIIFTPRYDDHLSDQEPQKQESFVFIVKSGLVRVYLSCEEREFTIGFLKPGDLFVSHSNALVQAVDDSAILLLDTPTFNRGMISMPEFTMPIVRVLGGMLKSCFSIIDGLALRDVTVRLARLLTDLPREEDGQTPGSLIRLPLSGEKLAQSLGTSRQTISTLLTDFTRLGILHKEQRGLYRILDEERLRELLR